The stretch of DNA cttctttctttacatggacatttgggcggtgttacgcaaatcttcccacatggtGACATATAAATTTAGGTATGTatttaaacgaggcattttaggatggtgaggacaagtcttaacttttataaagaatatggcTTTGGGTTttagacttcagtctttgcaactttaaagatcgtctttatgcaccaagagcttgtaacacttcaaagagaaaagaaaaattttaattgcatcatatgacccttttaaactGCCTGCTGTTTGTCAGAAAAAAGATTTCAGGTCTCACAAATTCtatggttttccagcatcttttgcatatttgaaccctttccaacaatgactatATAATTTTGTGACCAATATTTATATAGGTATTATACACAAGGTTCAAACagtcactgatgctccagaaggtaCAACAATGCATTAAGAAGCCGGGGGTGaaaacctttgaaaaaaaaatacataaataaaaccaagatatgtacatttttcttatttccaggaaaaaaaaagcttctttttttcatttagtactgccTTTCAGAAGTTACAGAAGATACTTACATGTttcccaaaacacaaaataagttacattttaccCTGATTTTCAAGTTCAAATTCAGGCTCTTAATTCATTGTGTTTCCTTCCTTCTGGAGAATCAGTGAGTGTTTGAACTTTTTGTAATAGTTGCATGTAAGTCCCTTAATTGtcatcagtgtgaaaagatggatctcaaaattatacagtcattgttggaaagggttcaaatatgcaaaagatgctggaaaactttGTGGGAGCTGAAGGATTTTACTGAAGAATAGTTTAACTATTCAGGattcatgaacaactatcacaaaaaaataaataaaataaataaaccgctgTGGATAATCCGGGTAATAATACAGTATTAAGAGTCAAGCATATGTAAGCAGTTGGACAggatcatttttataaattccgctataattttctcttgtggactacatgtaaacatcttttatgtgaaatatcttattcaggtcagtactaaataaaaagtaacatgcattttgtatgatccctcatattttggtaaaataattaacattttgcagattctgcaaaGTGTATGTAAAATGTTGACCATAGCTGTAtgtgtttaggtattgggtagggtatatgatcatgcagaatatggcattaatatgctagtaatattcatgttaataagcaactagttgatCGTGAATAGTGCTCTCTAATCAAGAGTGTTACTATAACATGCTTTTAGACTTTTAAAATCCTCATGTTTCATATCTTTTCTGTAGTATTTATAACTCTCCCTGTCTGTTTACAGAAGAAAACCCCAGACGCAGAAATGGTTGTGGAGGACAACTCTTCCCCGATGAATGAAGTCACCTCCAGGACAGAGTTAGATGTCACTGAAGAGGCTGAGAATGAGCAGGTGGAAACAGAAGATGAATAAATCAAGGCATGGGAAGAAAAACATAGGTGGAAGATACATGTTTTCCTTTCATTTGCAGATGAAGTGCAGTACAATGTCTTGGATTTTTTACGTCAAGAAGCAACTAGTActttatcattataatatttgttttattatcttttttacatttctacaatCTCTCCATTACCCCAGTGGAATTGGCAACTTGATTGATGCTTGTATTGGGTAGAATAAGCAGATTTGCATGTCTACATCAACTGCACTCCTGCACTTTTTGCACTGAGGCATATTTAGACAGATGTCTTCCAAAGTTCCTGTTCTGCAGCCTGTGAATATTTTGCCCGAAATAGATCATTACAATCAGAAAACAAATCCTTGCTGAAAGACTGCAACAAGAACACGCTTGAAAAGGTGTTTATTATCTGAACTTTGACCCTGAGACATAACGTCCGTTTCCTCTTGCCTTGAGACGCACAAATAGTTACACTTTGAGTGTATTATAACTTGCTCAAGAGGAATTTATTTTACTGACTTGGGGCACATAGCAGATAGATTTGACTGTGTATGTaagttgatttatttttgtattcactGCACAAATTCAGGTTTTGTATACTTTGCAAAGATCAGATCACTTctacatacaaaaaaatatttatttgagctTTTGTGAAAGCATGAACAGATCATTTCTGATCAGATCTTATTTTCCAGAAATTTACTGTAAGTTTCACTTTCAATATGTTTTGTCAAATTTTTCAATGGAATGCAGTTtttaggtactgttttactttagGTGCTTGTGGTCTAACTGAATAACCGCTCATATGTCAgcacatacaaataaaataagcacttatgaatACATTATGGTTATTAAACAAATGTCGtgctaaagttttttttatttttttatttgcatttctcATGTTTTGTGCATATTAAAGTCAGAACCTTGATAGAATAGTCATAGAAcagaatattttattaatatttcctaAAATGGTCTGAAAAATTAGTATTTTACATAACCAATACTGTATAACTTTCTATGTTTGGCAATAAAGTTATTCAGCATTAATCTGTCATATATACAAAAattcagatgagcaggaaaaaaaaaacatcaaaataaaaaggATGGAAGTTGTTCATTCACTCCACAATGAGCCAAATATTAAGCTTTGTTACAAACTCTTTTTGCCATCTATATCATCAGCAGTCTACTAACATGATTTATGcacgttgttgtttttattgtctgtcaaaaaccttaaaaaaaaaaagttattctggctttaaaaaaacaaaaaagagtcttaaaggggtcatatgatgtaatttaaattgttcctttctctttggagtgttacaagctcttggtgcataaagaagatctgtaaagctgcaaagactaaagtctcaaatccaaagagatattctttatcaaagttaaataCTCTGCCACGCCCCCACATGTGTACGTcacaatgtggaaatatttgcgtaatgctgtccaaatgttcacgcaatgaaagaaggcgtggtttcagtaaccgaagttagtgttgaagcagccatgtcagggagaagctgtgtgtatctaggagaaagcactttaaaaacactttatttggccttctgaaagtagatgcatttaggaatctttaagattacttacaacagaaaagcaatgcattttatggatgaccggtTCGTGAACCTAAGAGAGgaagtaattctgactttgctacgacagtctggcgcttctgaatcagtatattttgttattagtttaagtatttgctactgaATGTTCAAATTCAGAGTTTTGTGCGTCtcgcgcacgtgtgtgtgtgtgtgtgtgtgtgtgtgtgagagagagagagagagagagagagatagagacggtcacacagtggagtcagctgtcttaactgttcgtggcttgtgtactgcaaacacatacgagcttcatcactgtcacGCGACTCCGTTccccttttgggcttgaactaatgtacagtatttgaaaaataatgtgttttctgaACATTAAAGCCGGTCAACATATTcttttacaccaaatacacaaaataatgatctttaaaaagcatcatatgacccctataaATGCTCCAAATTGTTTTAATTGACAATAATTTGTGTAGCGCCTCATTTAAATAGttctaaaatcataaaataaaaagaaactgaaacagtttcagttttatgaataATGTTTAGAAAAATGGGCCGAAATGTCTGAcagaatttgtttaaaaaaagcttCAATCGGTGCTCATGGATATTTTCtaaattttctttaatattttgaaaaaaaaaaaaattttgaataaattaacttATAGTAAGTAGACCATTATCTAATTTCCCATACTATAGCCTACCCACAATACATTCTTTTGAATTAAAATTctctaaaattaataaaaactctttagtttttttttttgttttttttttttacattgacaaTGTAAATCAACGCAATTTCCAACAGTGCGTAATACAAAAAATAACAGTGTTAAAGTAAAAAGGCAGTTAAGggttttttcccttttctgaaCCAGTGTTTAATCACAGTATTTCCTGACCGGCTGATGTTAGTTCTGTGATTCATTTAGGGGAAAAACCTGAGCACTTCTGCCTGCAATTTGATCTCGGTAAATTGCTGTAAATTTCCTTCACTGGATGACCAACAAATTATCAAAAAACAAACATCATGCCACTTTGTAGATCAGATTTGTTCTCCGAGGTCTCTGTTGTTAAGTCATTGTGATATCATTGATATCTTCTCTGTGCTGGTGTTGAACGCTCCTCCTGACAGGGACGTTGTAATGGCGATCGTCCTCTGTGACGATACACACGCAGGGCCACTCCTGCTTGTGGTCGTCTGGGTAATGTGTCACAAATTCCTCTGTGTCAGTCATGTACAGACGGAAGGCTTGAATGGTGTGCTTTAAGGCATAGCCCAGTAGAAACATCTCTACCTACAACAAagcaaacatacatttaaattgtattttaaagccAAAGCCTTCAAGAGCTGTAAGTCTGCCAGTGTCATCATACTTGCCTGTTCTACCCCTCCATTGAAACCGATCTGGCTCAGGTGATTGGTCAGGAGGGTTTGGGGGTTTTCTGAAGTGTCGCGGGCAAAAAGAAGCCAGCAGAACACAGGCACTTCTTGATCTGCAGTCATGCTGTGATGAAGCTCAACAGCTTTGGCCAGCATTAGAAACTTTAGTGCTTCCAGAAGACCATACTCCTCTTCTCCACCTTGAAAAACACGCTCACACAAATCGTGCTTCTCCTCGGAGCTCTCACAGGCTGCTGCAgcctgccactgaataaaaaacaaataaagatacaaatgtattaaaactgaaattttcatgatattttatctAATTACACTGAAAAGAACCTGAATTTTACTTAAAGGTAAAGAACAATTTACACTAAATGCTGTGATTGACCAATAAGAATATGCagtaatacagtatatattgctaatcattttcatttatttactattaaattaatattttatattattgcctGCCCAATGCAACCAAAGTgatttgaaaacaaagtgatttcTGACATCTGCATGTATTACTAAATCAATAATGAATCATGAATCAATTTGTCttgactttaaataaattaaaaatgagcaGGGCAATGGGCCAAATTGATGGCGCGGCCAGATGATGACTTGATTTTGGTCAACGAAAGGTTCTGTTTCAATCatgaaatgcattttatgaacaaaatattaattttttattaaaagtaatatGTGATTGCATGCAGTAATCTTTTTTTTCACATGCAATTAGGGTAAAAACTTTAAAGGTTACAATTTCCAAATGTTAACTTACAATGGTGagaaaaataaagtcagaattgcaagataaaaagtttaaattacaTTAGATTTTTTCTATTCCATGATAgaaattaatttctataattaatTATTCTTAATTCTATAATTAAGACTATAGTCTTctataattaattgtaatgttttcaaaatcaaaagcatttaatatagtattttttttttgctactacattaattgattaatcgcatccaaaataaaagttttgtgctCATAAAATATCTGtactatatttattatgtatgtataaatacacacacatgcatgcatatatttaagaattttttgtatattttaaatatataatataaattatattaatataaatacagtacatacatgtaaatactacaaaatatataatgtatgtgtgactctttatatatacataataattataCACCGTACACACccatatataaaacaatttttttttttggatgtgattaatcatgattaaccgTTGCCCAGCACTTACTGTTTCTTCTAATTAATTTAACTTTCTTATCTAATCTAAAAATTAGATAAATGTAATGCACAGCAGAAAAAAGGGAGATTCACCTTCTTCTTAAAGAGATCCAAATAAGATTTTATTCTCTCCACAGAACTTTCCTTTTCACTTCCCAACATGCATTGTGGAGGAAACACCCATCCACCAATCAAATGGTCCTCAGCTTCAATCTTCTCTGGTAACTGTGACAATAACCAGCAGCTGTTAATCTGAGCTAGAAAACATCACATACATTAGCTATTCGCTACATTTACACCAAATAATGGctcaatcagaacaaaaaaacagTTTGTGTAAACACCTCAACTGATCCGAATTAATTGAAAGGAGTGGTGTAGGAGTAATCTGATCCACTGGCAAAAATCAAGAATATAAATGTCTGAAACTTTTTAAACtcaaaaagataagaaaaaattacaatacCTGTGCCATGATGTATACGTCTACATGTGTTTTACGTCATACagatgtgtttgtttatgtttcaaGTCGTGGGAACTGGTCAAGTGGATGAAACTGCtgaaaagctcttttttttatttttttttattctcatgtTTGCTTTGGTGACTATCACATTGTCTTCAATATTTCCACACTATGCATACAAAGATGTTTTGTATGAAATACAAGTAATGCAGCTGTAAACGAATATGTGAAGCTGATTGCTATGGTTACAGTTCATATAACCAGAActttaaaggaacagtacacccaaaaataaaaatttggtcatttactcaccctcttgtcgttCCTAAAACctgtatactgttttttttttcttatgttgaaaacaaaagaagatattttatagAATTCTGAAGAAcaaaacagttgttggtccccatgaCTTTCATAGTAGGGAatgaaatactatggaagtcaatgggcaccatcaactgtttgattatcaacattcttcaaaatatcttctcttgtTCAACATAAGCAAGAAACTCATACCgctttggaatgatatgagggtgagtaaatcatgacaaaattttcatttttgggtgaactatccctttaaaattagGAAAATTGCATGTAACACACCAAGTGTCAGCTTATAGACTTTAGTCTGGGTAGAGGCCAAATGTAATCTGACACAAATGTACAATCTGTACTCTTTCTTCATGTTACCTGCACCCAGATCTACCCGTTTATTTGTCAGCTAAAATCTACCGAATGACGCACTTCAACAATTGAGAACTCCAGGGTTTTTGTTGATGTACAGCAGCACTACAGATCATGCTTTTGTATTCCTGTAGGACTGAGCCCAGATCATTATTATGGGTGTTGAAGTCTTCTTACATTTTTGGCAAATGGGATCACCACAGCCCTTTTCCTCTGCCATGTagcactgatttaaaaaaagaaaaaaatatatgcttTTAATAAGCGTACAGAGGTGTCCTCACCAGTAGAAAGCCTTCATCCTGCAGCCAGTCGGGAATATTTGTGCTGTTTGCCAGCACCTGATACAGTGTAGCTCGTAGAGCACAGTAGTTATCGCCTCTGACCCTCCTCAGTCCGCTAAAGCTATGGGACATCTCACTGTAGCCCTGAGACAAACACACCGAAGCAGGTCAGACTTCTTAAAGCAGCACAggtcaattaaaatattttaaggagatactccacccaaaaaaaaagaaaaatttgtcattaatcacttacccccatattGTTCCAGACAcgtaaaagatttgttcatcttcaaaacacattttaagatattttggatgaaaactcgGGAGTCTTGTgatgtcccatagactgccaagtaaattacactgtcaaggtccagaaaagtaggaaaagcatcgtcagaatagtccatctgaaTGTGGTTCAGCCATATTCTCattgcttcataacgttatggttgaaccactaatGGCTACTTTtgtggaccttgacagtgtaatttacttggcagtcaatgggacagtcacaagactcccctgtttttatccaaaatatcttaaaaggcgaacaaagcttttacgggtttggaacaacattgggggtaagtgattaatgacaaaactttcattttggggtggagtatccctttaaatacgGTTAAGGAAAAAAATATGACAAAGTTAGTTAGGTCACCTTTCTGATGCGAGCACTTTTGGCAGTGTTTCCCATCCATTCTCTCTCACTGTAGGCCAGTATGTCCACGGCTGGTGCTAAGCTACATCTGGTCTCTACACCAGGAACTacacaagaagaagaaaacaaatcATGACAAATACCCAGAGATGTTAAtctggatgcaaaaaaaaaaaaaaaaaaaaaaaaaaaactttggaccAGTATCTTTTACATTTTCTCAACAATTAGATTTGTCTGTGTGGAATTAAACATGTAAGTATCTGTCTTAGATCTGCTTGTCCTATATCCTCCTGACAGACCATCACATGAAAAATTAAGGTGAAGTACACTGTATTTAGCATTTAAGGTAAATAAGATGGCATCAGACAAATGATTCACTCAAGCAAAGTTAGTAGCAAGAAGCTCCTGCCAGTTCCTCTCTGCTCTCCTTCTTTTCACTGTAAGTCAAATGAGCCTCTCACCTTTTGTTTGTAATGGCTCTTGGAACCTCTGCCCCAGTCTttgagtacatttacatttttgggtaaactaacccttcaACTATTAGACAGTGTGACATAAATGAACAAATCATTAATACTTGTGAGCTCCAGCAGTGGTTTGGATGGCTTGTTATTGCTGGCTCCCTTTTCAATCTCCTCAGCTCCCAGATATAGGTCTGCACTCCTACGGCATAAAGAGGAACTATCATTCATGTGATGTTGAAGAATGAGGAGTAATCATAAAGAGTCCAGCTAAAACTGTTATATTAAAGCACAACATCCCAGATTATAATGACTCATCATGCAGGGCAAGTATGACTGGATCTAAAGAGGCTTTGTCATGATTCTTTAGCTCTTTTACGTCAGTTGTTCACatattgtgtgtgaaaatcccttGTTTACAACTATAAATCAGATTTTCTGAATGCTGATCTATTGCATTATTGTAAATATAGTACTAGATGGACTTGCAAGACTATACTCACAATACTACGTAAGCTCATCTCTTCATTTATTTgtctaattaataatttattctgaTGTCCAAATGCTTTCTGACCATCTGCCTTCCAAACTAAAAGTATTGCTGGGAAAACAGCATGGACGAGTGACACATACTCATCTAGTGTCTCATGTACTTCCTCCACACTTTCTTCTGTATCCTCCTGTATCAGCTTCATCTCTACTGCACTGCAGCTAAAAAGGATCTCTGATTTTGGGGTGGCGGAAGTGTCTTCTTTTCCTTCGTTTTCCTTGGCGACACTTGTTTCCTCTTCGTTTTTCTCCTGTTCGTCTTCTGTTTGTTGAGGTCCAGTTTCTGCATCTTTTACAACTTCCTCCATTAATGTAGTCTTGCTCAACACAGGAACCTCATCTTTGTCCTCAGTGTCTTCTAGAACAACTGAATCGCTGTAAATGATAAATGATACAGTGGTTATTGTGCAATTCTGATGAGGAGGACAATTTGGAGTcatgttttataattatttaaaaattgtttgttaatattttttttataaccacAAACTATATTCAGACCAAACATATTGCAAATACCAATGCCTAAAGTAATTTGtgatctgtaagatttttttatgtttctgaaagtcACCGACTTCTTTTATTCTCACCAAGTATGCATTCATTTAATCCTAAATACAGTGCAAACAGTAAGTGAAAAAATActactattaaaaaatattaatatattctaaaatgtgtctgtgtatgtatttatagtgCTTAAAAGCTTTGAGCAAAAAACAGGAACTATTCTAAATGTGGCCATTTGATAGTCTTTAACTATGCCAAAGGTCACTATAATCTACGATCATAAAAATGTTCCCAAAATAAGGTTGAAAGGAATGCTGTTCAGATAGCAATTTTCTTGAAGAATTGCTTGAagaacttctgaatgaacactgTTTAGACCACTGCTGATACACCATGTAGCCTAATCACACAATAAACATTATCTaaatatcattaaacaaaatGGTGCTTAAATTAAAAGTTGATGATTTAAGAACAAAAACCTTTCAGAACAAAAAGCTTACTGCAACTGATGTTTACATTGTTGCTACATTGCACTACATTGTTTGCCTGGGCGTGATACAAACTTCCCTTTTTGACAATTTATCTATTTCTATTTGGCAGGTGTGATTACGGTCTTAGTGTGTTGACACTGCAAACTAATTATGAACTCTAACTTTTACACTGAGGGTTCTGCGCCACCTAATGGTATAACAATGACTATCAGGAAGTACTAACCTGGTTGGTTCAGTGAGTCTAGTTTTCTCAATGGGGCTTGAGGGCACTGAGGCACATGTGGAGTCTAGACCATTCTGAACGAGTTCTGTAGTCTCACACTCTTGCTCTGCAACCTTTTCACTCTCCTCTAGATCTTTCACAGAATCCATAACATCCGGTTTGTCTACATCAATAGTGCTGTAAAAGAATAGACATAAGCTAGCCACTATGGTctttaacataatatatatatatatatatatatatatatatatatatatatatatattgtatataataataataataattttgttactTTATATAAACCTAAATGTCAAATACCATGAAGTATAAACAACTAAACTTATTTTAATTCAAGTAGTTGCCAAAACATCATGtctcattttattagttttatttaaacaCTAAAATaccttaaactaaaataatggattatttaatggatttaaaataaaaaaataaaaaatctgcaaAAAACTATATTATCTCAATGATATCAAAATAGAGACATTAACATATGCCATATGGACTAGGGGTCGACAATCTGACCAAAATGATTATGTATGAGCAATCTTATTTCAAAATGACAATATATACTGcaaaatagttatttttgctgGAAATAAGGTTCTTTGTTAACATGCcaaattttttagatttttttttaaagttaattctCCATATCAATTTAAATGCTGCATAAAACTAACCTAACTACTGTAGGAAAATCTTCTCAAGCTTACTGAAGAAAAGTAAACagtcaaaaataaaatactaaataagtgaaactaattattaattatttcaattttaCATCTTTTTGCACATGAATGGTTTATAATCACTTGGAATATGAAACCGGCTTTAAAATTGCATTGCATAGAATTttccaattttatttaattttaatttcatttgcattaaatgtagactttttttattattattaactcatTACCTGCCAGTTTGTGTAGAGGGTTTAGATGGCAGTTGCTCTTTACTCTCAGATTCCAAGGTTTCTTCATTTGATTCCTGGACAATGTCTTCTGTTTGAAGCAGCTTTTCCACCACCATGTCATCTTTTATTTCATTCTCATCTTTCAGACTCCCAGGGTCCTTCACAAGACCATTTTCTATGACAGGAGAGAGTCCACTGGAAATATCCACATTTGGAGATGAAGCTTCCTGTGAATGTTCCTGAGGTTGAGAAACTTCAGATGTCACTTGCTTCTGTTCTGCCATCTCAGAATGAATATCCTCTAAAAGGTTGTCCTCTACTTCAGCTGTTTGCTCAACGATGGGTTCCTCAGCGGTCTCTTCAGCTACGCTTTCCTCATTAACATCCGACTCATTAGACTTACCTAAAACACATGAGTCAGGTTCTTTGCAGCTGTTGTCCATCAGTGAAATATCCCCAGTGTCACTGAGACCAGCCTCTTCATGTATCGCTTCATTGGTGTCACTCAGAGTTAGTTCCTCAGTTTGGATCATTTCCTTCTCATCTACAATCACCTCCACATGTGTTTCTGGCTCTGGTTGGGTGGAGTTCTCAGATTCTACCTGAGCAAGCACAGTATCTTCTTTAAGAGGTGCTTCCTTAACAAG from Carassius carassius chromosome 35, fCarCar2.1, whole genome shotgun sequence encodes:
- the LOC132115957 gene encoding uncharacterized protein LOC132115957 isoform X2; amino-acid sequence: MGNFWDCCGRKNTCDHAEDETKGLLHSSESKTSTKAGTEVCTSPTSDGEQRHEDKTKPQLGESVIANQPKASAEILNPESSYSTTILLLNTERSSAAEGNRNVSPEIAATEAIILAKEPPKTETEITEEIQNIEAEVSEAIQDTVKAPAENVSSLKGETEAPHRSVEEVDITAALTDDAGATATSSDSTVAAAVETLVKEAPLKEDTVLAQVESENSTQPEPETHVEVIVDEKEMIQTEELTLSDTNEAIHEEAGLSDTGDISLMDNSCKEPDSCVLGKSNESDVNEESVAEETAEEPIVEQTAEVEDNLLEDIHSEMAEQKQVTSEVSQPQEHSQEASSPNVDISSGLSPVIENGLVKDPGSLKDENEIKDDMVVEKLLQTEDIVQESNEETLESESKEQLPSKPSTQTGSTIDVDKPDVMDSVKDLEESEKVAEQECETTELVQNGLDSTCASVPSSPIEKTRLTEPTSDSVVLEDTEDKDEVPVLSKTTLMEEVVKDAETGPQQTEDEQEKNEEETSVAKENEGKEDTSATPKSEILFSCSAVEMKLIQEDTEESVEEVHETLDESADLYLGAEEIEKGASNNKPSKPLLELTIPGVETRCSLAPAVDILAYSEREWMGNTAKSARIRKGYSEMSHSFSGLRRVRGDNYCALRATLYQVLANSTNIPDWLQDEGFLLLPEKIEAEDHLIGGWVFPPQCMLGSEKESSVERIKSYLDLFKKKWQAAAACESSEEKHDLCERVFQGGEEEYGLLEALKFLMLAKAVELHHSMTADQEVPVFCWLLFARDTSENPQTLLTNHLSQIGFNGGVEQAKMFLLGYALKHTIQAFRLYMTDTEEFVTHYPDDHKQEWPCVCIVTEDDRHYNVPVRRSVQHQHREDINDITMT
- the LOC132115957 gene encoding uncharacterized protein LOC132115957 isoform X1, producing the protein MGNFWDCCGRKNTCDHAEDETKGLLHSSESKTSTKAGTEVCTSPTSDGEQRHEDKTKPQLGESVIANQPKASAEILNPESSYSTTILLLNTERSSAAEGNRNVSPEIAATEAIILAKEPPKTETEITEEIQNIEAEVSEAIQDTVKAPAENVSSLKGETEAPHRSVEEVDITAALTDDAGATATSSDSTVAAAVETLVKEAPLKEDTVLAQVESENSTQPEPETHVEVIVDEKEMIQTEELTLSDTNEAIHEEAGLSDTGDISLMDNSCKEPDSCVLGKSNESDVNEESVAEETAEEPIVEQTAEVEDNLLEDIHSEMAEQKQVTSEVSQPQEHSQEASSPNVDISSGLSPVIENGLVKDPGSLKDENEIKDDMVVEKLLQTEDIVQESNEETLESESKEQLPSKPSTQTGSTIDVDKPDVMDSVKDLEESEKVAEQECETTELVQNGLDSTCASVPSSPIEKTRLTEPTSDSVVLEDTEDKDEVPVLSKTTLMEEVVKDAETGPQQTEDEQEKNEEETSVAKENEGKEDTSATPKSEILFSCSAVEMKLIQEDTEESVEEVHETLDESADLYLGAEEIEKGASNNKPSKPLLELTIPGVETRCSLAPAVDILAYSEREWMGNTAKSARIRKGYSEMSHSFSGLRRVRGDNYCALRATLYQVLANSTNIPDWLQDEGFLLLPEKIEAEDHLIGGWVFPPQCMLGSEKESSVERIKSYLDLFKKKWQAAAACESSEEKHDLCERVFQGGEEEYGLLEALKFLMLAKAVELHHSMTADQEVPVFCWLLFARDTSENPQTLLTNHLSQIGFNGGVEQVEMFLLGYALKHTIQAFRLYMTDTEEFVTHYPDDHKQEWPCVCIVTEDDRHYNVPVRRSVQHQHREDINDITMT